One Syntrophorhabdus sp. genomic region harbors:
- a CDS encoding site-2 protease family protein: MNYVLAVLAVGFIVLIHETGHFVAAKLAGIPIRTFSIGFGPRLYALRRGGTEYRLSLIPLGGYVMPDIDDEKAFFDLPVLRRVVLAAGGPAASLALPFFCFALSGALRFGPGFDSLLLQPLEQTATAFMKIASVIPLLFTHHGELSGIAGIVSQGGRFIGTDGHNLLSFTALMSINLAVLNLLPVPVLDGGKIVMYAMEKLSRKVVKLHYPLSVAGWALMLALMIYATVLDVGRMT; the protein is encoded by the coding sequence ATGAATTACGTACTTGCCGTACTTGCTGTCGGGTTTATCGTCCTCATCCACGAAACAGGCCATTTCGTGGCCGCAAAACTCGCAGGGATACCCATCCGGACCTTCTCCATCGGTTTCGGGCCAAGACTGTACGCGTTGCGAAGAGGTGGCACCGAATACCGGTTGTCCCTCATTCCCCTCGGCGGATATGTCATGCCCGATATCGATGATGAAAAGGCGTTCTTCGACCTGCCCGTTCTTCGGCGGGTGGTCCTGGCCGCCGGCGGCCCCGCGGCCAGCTTGGCGCTGCCCTTTTTCTGCTTCGCGCTGTCCGGCGCGCTGCGCTTCGGGCCGGGCTTCGACAGCCTTCTTCTCCAGCCGCTGGAGCAAACGGCGACGGCCTTCATGAAGATCGCGTCCGTCATCCCCCTCCTTTTCACCCACCACGGAGAGCTTTCCGGAATAGCCGGGATCGTCTCCCAGGGGGGACGCTTCATCGGGACCGATGGTCACAACCTCCTGTCCTTCACGGCCCTCATGAGCATCAACCTCGCCGTCCTCAATCTCCTTCCCGTGCCCGTCCTCGACGGCGGAAAGATCGTCATGTACGCCATGGAGAAGCTGAGCCGGAAGGTCGTCAAGCTCCACTACCCCCTCTCCGTAGCCGGCTGGGCCCTCATGCTCGCCCTCATGATCTACGCAACGGTGCTGGATGTGGGGAGGATGACATAA
- a CDS encoding 30S ribosomal protein THX, which yields MGKGDKRTKRGKIFAGSSGKTRPKGKKSKTTEKTEK from the coding sequence ATGGGCAAAGGTGACAAAAGAACCAAGAGAGGGAAGATCTTCGCTGGCTCGTCCGGAAAAACGCGTCCCAAGGGAAAGAAGTCCAAAACGACGGAAAAAACCGAGAAATAA
- a CDS encoding MFS transporter, which yields MDARASLKRNTLLAAVMSSFLGPFTASSVTVALPRIGTHFSMDAISLSWVATAYLLSAAAFLVPVGRASDIYGRKKIFLWGMVFINLSSLLAGFSTSGTELIVWRVVQGVGSSMIFGTGVTIVASVYPSNERGKALGIVLTAVYVGVSSGPFIGGVLTDLLGWRSLFFTNVAIGTVVVVTTLWKIKEEWVEAEGESFDVVGSVLYVVAFTAAMYGLTALPSLKGISFFSGGLLGLFLFGLWELKVEHPVLELRLFMNNRVFLFSNLAALINYSATFAVTFLISLYLQYIKRLSPQAAGLVLVSQPLMQAVLSTFTGRLSDRVEPRVVSSMGMVSLMIALLLFGFLGEATHTWLVVLNLLFLGFGFALFVSPNTNAIMSSVDKKFYGVASGTMATMRVIGQTLSMGIVMFVFMLFMGRIQITEQYYGQFLQSTKTTFFIFSLLSFLGIFASLARGRIHKKDG from the coding sequence ATGGACGCCAGGGCAAGCCTCAAGAGAAACACCCTCCTTGCCGCGGTGATGAGCTCCTTCCTCGGGCCTTTCACCGCTTCCTCCGTCACCGTGGCCTTGCCGCGGATAGGGACGCACTTCTCGATGGACGCCATCTCGCTGAGCTGGGTGGCGACGGCATACCTTCTTTCCGCCGCTGCCTTCCTGGTCCCGGTGGGAAGGGCTTCAGACATATACGGGAGGAAGAAGATCTTCCTCTGGGGTATGGTCTTCATAAACCTTTCTTCCCTTCTTGCCGGCTTTTCCACCTCGGGGACGGAGCTCATCGTCTGGAGGGTCGTTCAGGGCGTTGGCAGCTCGATGATATTCGGAACGGGCGTAACGATCGTCGCGTCCGTCTATCCCTCGAACGAGCGGGGCAAGGCCCTCGGCATCGTTCTGACGGCTGTCTACGTGGGTGTTTCGTCGGGACCTTTCATCGGGGGTGTCCTCACAGACCTCCTCGGCTGGAGAAGCCTCTTCTTTACCAATGTCGCCATAGGTACCGTCGTGGTTGTCACTACACTCTGGAAGATCAAAGAGGAGTGGGTCGAGGCGGAGGGAGAAAGCTTCGATGTCGTGGGCTCCGTTCTTTACGTCGTGGCCTTCACGGCCGCCATGTACGGCCTCACCGCTCTTCCCTCGCTGAAGGGGATCTCCTTCTTCTCCGGTGGTCTCCTGGGGCTTTTTCTTTTCGGCTTATGGGAGCTCAAGGTGGAACACCCCGTTCTCGAACTTCGACTTTTCATGAACAACAGGGTCTTTCTTTTTTCCAACCTTGCGGCCCTCATCAACTACAGCGCCACCTTCGCCGTCACCTTTCTCATCAGTCTCTACCTGCAGTATATCAAGAGGCTCAGCCCCCAGGCGGCAGGCCTTGTCCTTGTTTCGCAGCCGCTCATGCAGGCCGTCCTGTCGACGTTTACGGGAAGGTTGTCGGACCGCGTGGAACCCCGCGTCGTGTCCTCCATGGGGATGGTCTCCCTCATGATCGCCCTTCTTCTTTTCGGTTTCCTTGGTGAAGCCACACATACCTGGCTCGTTGTCCTCAATCTTCTCTTCCTGGGGTTCGGTTTCGCCCTTTTTGTCTCTCCGAACACGAACGCCATCATGAGCTCCGTGGACAAGAAGTTCTATGGCGTCGCCTCGGGCACCATGGCGACGATGCGCGTCATCGGGCAGACGCTCAGCATGGGCATCGTCATGTTCGTCTTCATGCTCTTCATGGGGAGAATCCAGATAACAGAGCAATACTACGGACAATTCCTGCAAAGCACAAAGACAACCTTCTTCATCTTCTCCCTCCTGTCCTTCCTCGGTATCTTTGCGTCACTGGCGAGGGGGAGAATACATAAAAAAGATGGCTGA